In the genome of Daucus carota subsp. sativus chromosome 9, DH1 v3.0, whole genome shotgun sequence, the window CAACGaatctgttctaaaagtcggaatcaccgattaatctcaGTTCCAtaactcgccgaactgattaaatatccgattaatccccaattaatctgattaatcaccgatcaattcaattaatctctgattaatccttgttccgtgacttcaccgattaattCCGATTCCCATTTTTTACGAAACGATACGAAATGCAAAAGAAACGTTACTTTACAAGCAGCACTCACCTTTAAAGAAACAGCACAGGGGCAGAGTTTCTAAAAAAAAGGGCAAGCGCAAgacgatgaagatgatgatgaggagggCTTTCACCACCTGCTTCACTTCAAACACTCTTCTTCCATCCCCAAGACTAGGTACGAATACTATTACTACGACTCCTTGCTCTCGTGTTATTGCATTCACTTTCTCAATCCCCCACTTGCCCTAACCCTAATCACATACCCAATCATCTTACAAAGCTTCAACAATTACTGTTGGAGAAATCTAGAGTTGGTTTTGATAAGCCTGATGATGCTCTTctattgtttgataaaatgctcCGTATGAGACCTCTTCCTACAGTCATCAACTTTACTCAACTCTTGTCCGCCCTTGTCAAGATGAAACATTACTCCGTGGCTGTCTCCGTCTTTTCAAAGATGTGCACTTTTAACATTGCGGTTGATATAGTTACTTATAGTACTGTCATCAACTGTTGTTGCCATTTGAAGCACGTTGATTATGCCTTTGCGCTGTTGGCTGCCATCTTTAAGCGTGGTTTTGTCCCGAATGTTGTTACCTACACAACTCTTCTCAGGGGACTCATTTCCCAGGACAAGTTTCTCGAGGCTGAGCTTATGTTCAAGAACCTTCTCAAGCACAATCAGATTCAGCCTGATGCAGCTATCTTTAACACCATTATTAATGGCCAGTGCAAAACAGGCAACACTTCCCAGGCTATGATGTTGCTTAGATACATGGAGAAGAAAGGTTGTATGCCGGATGTAGTAACTTACAACACTGTTATTGATAGTTTGTCCAAAGACAGATTAGTTGATGAAGCTCTGGGTCTTCTTGCCGAAATGAGTAACAAAAGCATTCAACCAAGTGTTGTATCCTATAACTCATTAATTCATGGTATGTGCAACCTTAACCGATGGGAAGATATAACACTATTGTTAAAAGATATGGACAAACACAAAATTTCTCCAAATAAGCATACTTATAATATATTGGCTGATGCACATGCCAGAGATGGAAATGTCAAAGATGCTCAAGTTCTGATAGACTTAATGATTCGAAGAGGCCAAACTCCGGATGTAGTCACATATAATACGGTAATGGATGGATATTGCTTGAGAGGAGAATTGGGTAAAGCGTTAGCAGTGCTCAGAACCATGACAAGTAAGGGGATTTTGCCCAACACTCGtacttataatatattgattaatGGTTATTGTAAGAAGATGAAAGTAGACACAGCAATACATATCTTAGAAGAAATGCCAAGGGCAGGGTTAACACCTACAGTTGAAACGTACAATACTATTTTGGATGGGTTATTTCGTACGCGTAGGCTTGATGAAGCACATAAGTTTTATAAGAAGATGTTAAACCAAGGTGTCAAACTGAATGTAGTGACATGCAGGATCTTGTTGCGTGGACTTTGCTGGAATGGACTTGTTGATGAAGCAATGACCATGTTTCACAATATGGAGTCATGTGGCTTAGTTCCTGACATATGCGCTTATAACATTCTGATTCATGGATTGTTCAAGGACGGCAAAGTTGATGAAGCAAGAAACCTTTATCATAATCTTCTTTTGAAGGGTTTACAGCCTGATGTCATATCCTACAACATTATGATACAAGGATTCTGTCATGAAGGGTTGCTGGAAGAAGCATATAAAACACTTTTGGAAATGGAAGAGCACAATTGCTTGCCTAATGAGGTTACCTACAACACTCTTATCCGCGGCTGCTTTAAGAATAAGATGTATGATGGAGGTTGTGTGCTTATAGATGAGATGGTTGCTCATGGTTTTAAAGCAGATACCTCTACCGCCTCCATGCTATTCGATTTGCTGCAATTAAAAGAGCAGGACCCTGCGCTCCTTGCTTTGCAGAAGAAGTTCATGCCTTGACTACATCAATGAGAGTTTTATTAGGGTACAAAATACTTTAAATTGCCAAAACGTTGTACTAATTTGCtgcaatattttatttcaatagCAATTGTGATATCGGAgttaatatatgtaattttattgtCCATCAAATTCGAAATGGTGGTCGTGTTATTTTCTTGTGACAGACGATATTCTCCAAATGAGACCTGGTACTACGGTTATTAACTTCAATCAAAT includes:
- the LOC108201831 gene encoding pentatricopeptide repeat-containing protein At1g63080, mitochondrial-like; protein product: MLRMRPLPTVINFTQLLSALVKMKHYSVAVSVFSKMCTFNIAVDIVTYSTVINCCCHLKHVDYAFALLAAIFKRGFVPNVVTYTTLLRGLISQDKFLEAELMFKNLLKHNQIQPDAAIFNTIINGQCKTGNTSQAMMLLRYMEKKGCMPDVVTYNTVIDSLSKDRLVDEALGLLAEMSNKSIQPSVVSYNSLIHGMCNLNRWEDITLLLKDMDKHKISPNKHTYNILADAHARDGNVKDAQVLIDLMIRRGQTPDVVTYNTVMDGYCLRGELGKALAVLRTMTSKGILPNTRTYNILINGYCKKMKVDTAIHILEEMPRAGLTPTVETYNTILDGLFRTRRLDEAHKFYKKMLNQGVKLNVVTCRILLRGLCWNGLVDEAMTMFHNMESCGLVPDICAYNILIHGLFKDGKVDEARNLYHNLLLKGLQPDVISYNIMIQGFCHEGLLEEAYKTLLEMEEHNCLPNEVTYNTLIRGCFKNKMYDGGCVLIDEMVAHGFKADTSTASMLFDLLQLKEQDPALLALQKKFMP